A region from the Achromobacter seleniivolatilans genome encodes:
- a CDS encoding M4 family metallopeptidase, giving the protein MPRPSESAPLIGVIPPYVLDRLSQHSDARVSMPAVKTLIIDQQQRGLREMTQAPPRATLAPGTPATPPGALQRAVHDAANTTTLPGKLARAEGRPPSGDVAVDEAYDHLGATYKLFWNIYKRHSIDGHGLPLTGTVHYGEDYDNAFWNGAQMVFGDGDGETFNRFTVAVDIIGHELTHGVIDTEAALLYQGQSGALNESLCDVFGALVKQYTLGQTALQADWLVGAGLFTERVSARALRSMAEPGSAYDDPVLGKDPQPAHMRDYVDTPRDNGGVHINSGIPNRAFFLAATTLNGPAWNGAGRVWYDTLCDKRLRHDADFKAFAALTLTIAREHHNAAVQKAIAQAWTAVGVEP; this is encoded by the coding sequence ATGCCCCGTCCTTCCGAGTCTGCGCCCTTGATCGGCGTGATACCGCCGTATGTGCTGGATCGCTTATCCCAGCACTCGGACGCCCGCGTCAGCATGCCCGCGGTCAAGACGCTGATCATCGACCAGCAGCAACGCGGCCTGCGCGAAATGACGCAAGCGCCCCCCCGCGCAACGCTGGCGCCGGGCACGCCCGCCACGCCTCCTGGCGCACTCCAGCGCGCGGTGCATGATGCCGCCAACACCACCACGCTACCGGGAAAACTTGCGCGTGCAGAAGGACGGCCACCCAGCGGCGATGTTGCTGTCGATGAGGCCTATGACCATCTGGGCGCCACCTACAAGTTGTTCTGGAACATCTACAAACGCCATTCGATCGATGGCCATGGGCTGCCGCTGACCGGCACCGTGCACTACGGCGAAGACTATGACAACGCTTTCTGGAACGGCGCGCAGATGGTGTTTGGCGATGGCGACGGCGAAACCTTCAATCGCTTCACCGTCGCGGTAGACATCATTGGCCACGAGCTCACGCATGGCGTGATTGATACCGAGGCCGCGTTGCTGTACCAAGGCCAGTCCGGCGCGCTGAACGAATCCCTTTGCGACGTATTCGGCGCGCTGGTCAAGCAATACACCTTGGGCCAGACAGCGTTGCAAGCCGATTGGCTGGTGGGCGCGGGCCTGTTCACAGAGCGCGTCAGCGCGCGCGCGTTGCGCTCCATGGCCGAGCCCGGCAGCGCTTACGATGATCCGGTGCTGGGCAAAGACCCGCAACCCGCGCACATGCGCGATTACGTGGACACGCCGCGCGATAACGGCGGCGTACACATCAATTCCGGCATACCCAACCGCGCGTTCTTCCTGGCTGCGACCACGTTGAATGGACCTGCCTGGAATGGCGCCGGCCGCGTTTGGTACGACACCTTGTGCGACAAACGTTTGCGCCACGATGCGGACTTCAAGGCCTTTGCCGCACTGACGCTGACGATCGCCCGTGAACACCACAACGCCGCCGTGCAAAAGGCCATCGCCCAGGCCTGGACGGCGGTAGGAGTAGAGCCATGA
- a CDS encoding DMP19 family protein — protein sequence MPSSNYRIQSITLNDTHLLLTLADGQVLAEPIKRYIRLEKATPAEREQWQLVDDGHGVVWPALWEPSADGMLNVHDLLWDQHYEQAMAKLSAAQWKLDELSPTDQELVALWRMEADINNGGFMQFLCNWGDPTCQLALQALRKVGALHMLAVLTRMRGLIDRFEDAPEVIALNDIYGAMTEAEQQEMEDLDHKFWDYPDQLSRLGLRCYGAPARA from the coding sequence ATGCCATCTTCCAATTACCGCATCCAGAGCATCACCCTGAACGACACCCATCTGCTGCTGACGCTGGCAGATGGGCAGGTGCTTGCCGAGCCCATCAAGCGCTACATCCGGCTTGAAAAAGCCACGCCCGCCGAACGCGAGCAATGGCAGTTGGTGGACGATGGCCACGGCGTGGTGTGGCCTGCGCTGTGGGAGCCGTCTGCCGATGGCATGTTGAATGTGCATGATCTGCTCTGGGATCAGCATTACGAACAGGCGATGGCCAAACTCAGCGCCGCGCAGTGGAAGCTGGACGAGTTGTCACCCACCGATCAGGAGCTGGTGGCGTTGTGGCGCATGGAGGCCGACATCAACAACGGCGGCTTCATGCAGTTCCTGTGCAATTGGGGGGACCCAACTTGCCAACTGGCGTTGCAGGCGCTGCGCAAGGTTGGGGCGTTGCACATGCTGGCGGTGCTGACACGCATGCGCGGTTTGATCGACCGTTTTGAAGACGCGCCAGAGGTCATCGCGCTCAATGACATTTACGGCGCGATGACGGAAGCAGAGCAGCAGGAAATGGAAGACCTGGATCACAAGTTCTGGGATTATCCCGACCAGCTCTCACGTTTGGGCCTGCGTTGTTACGGAGCGCCGGCGCGGGCTTGA
- a CDS encoding prohibitin family protein — protein MKPTDIQMIKNIGGPKAGSAKIAIGTIILLLLILSLAFGSWFQVDQGERGVVLRNGKLVRVSEPGLDFKTPFIDNVMTVSVRDHTFVFEKLEAYSYDQQPAHLRVSVTYRVPPEHVAELYSEYGTIGNLQMRVLERKTPDAVKNVFGQYTAVRAIQERQKLGLDVNNAVLKTMEGAPVQVVGVQIEEVGFSQAYEHSIEQRMLAQVQIETTRQQKETAMINAEIQVVKAKAEADARRQQFTAEADGIRMRGDAEAASIRAKAEALAANTNLVSLNAVEKWDGVLPSTQVPGSAMPFIGIK, from the coding sequence GTGAAGCCGACAGACATTCAGATGATCAAGAATATCGGCGGGCCCAAGGCGGGCAGTGCCAAGATCGCTATCGGCACGATTATTTTGCTTTTGCTGATCCTGTCCCTGGCGTTTGGTTCGTGGTTCCAGGTTGATCAGGGCGAGCGCGGTGTGGTGCTGCGTAACGGCAAGCTGGTGCGCGTGTCCGAGCCAGGCCTGGATTTCAAGACGCCCTTCATCGACAACGTGATGACGGTGTCCGTGCGTGACCACACGTTTGTGTTCGAGAAGCTGGAAGCCTATAGCTATGACCAGCAGCCGGCGCATTTGCGCGTGTCCGTGACCTATCGCGTTCCGCCCGAGCACGTGGCAGAGCTGTATTCCGAATACGGCACCATCGGCAATCTGCAAATGCGCGTGCTGGAACGCAAGACGCCTGATGCAGTGAAGAATGTGTTTGGCCAATACACCGCAGTGCGCGCCATTCAGGAACGCCAGAAGCTGGGCCTGGATGTGAACAACGCGGTGTTGAAGACGATGGAAGGCGCGCCGGTTCAAGTGGTGGGCGTGCAGATCGAAGAAGTTGGCTTCTCGCAAGCCTATGAACACTCCATCGAGCAACGCATGTTGGCTCAGGTGCAGATTGAAACGACGCGCCAGCAAAAAGAAACGGCGATGATCAACGCCGAAATCCAGGTGGTCAAAGCCAAGGCCGAGGCAGACGCGCGCCGTCAGCAATTTACGGCTGAAGCTGATGGCATCCGTATGCGTGGCGACGCTGAAGCAGCATCGATCCGCGCCAAGGCCGAGGCGCTCGCTGCCAACACCAATCTGGTGAGCTTGAATGCCGTTGAGAAATGGGACGGCGTGCTGCCGTCGACGCAAGTCCCAGGTTCGGCCATGCCGTTTATCGGCATCAAGTAA
- a CDS encoding PTS sugar transporter subunit IIC/EAL domain-containing protein codes for MPKSKFLRYPKDRLAALAGANALRAIREGLLWTMPCLLVSALFLVLSVVARQLGLPAAFADLLLGVHDKLAGIMPLLVGASIGYMLSIRHRLPHLPTAFLCLSYVVIAQSVLAPYPQLAATLVLFIAIVSPLGNVPLMARLYRRRWTRLAPDGLISENVRDTLNMVVPGLLTAGLVVLVLSAALRIPGVTQFNIPMDMASLDSPFITGPLIAALNSVLWFFGIHGFHALAPIMNVMDQATMLNAASANAGYEGMYALNSTLLGAFVFIGGSGATLSLVAAILLFSRSNSLRVLALASLPVSLLNVNEILLFGLPLILNPRLLAPFVLVPVTNTLIALGTVQLGWLTPATLTLPLTSPVLFNAYVGAGGHWSGAALQVALLALGACIYAPYVIALERQRTDSATVYFKSLDTTFPRLREESLLYANDPVVSTYTNRARRQAEISRIRTISEYDFYLEFQPQISLRSGLCTGCEALLRATGPEGTQQAPLEFLRWLAQADLMREVDLWVARQAVLQCQQWHAQGFTLPMTINVTAGTLTSSVYLDKLIRILAQTHGQVSVELTEDALVEDAQALHTAFGHLHDIGARIYIDDFGTGYSALSYLHQFQIDAVKIDRSFVVAQSSDRGALVMSGLLRFCEALNLQIIVEGVETDQQLRALTSSAEIIVQGWYYSKALTGEHIMDYTRQRQQASPMEAPA; via the coding sequence ATGCCGAAGTCGAAGTTCTTGCGGTATCCAAAAGATCGGCTAGCCGCGCTCGCAGGCGCCAACGCCCTGCGGGCGATACGCGAAGGATTGCTGTGGACGATGCCGTGCCTGTTGGTCTCGGCGCTGTTCCTGGTGCTCTCCGTGGTGGCCCGCCAACTTGGGCTGCCCGCCGCCTTCGCCGATCTGCTTCTGGGCGTACACGACAAGCTGGCCGGGATCATGCCCCTTCTGGTCGGCGCGTCCATCGGCTACATGCTGTCGATCCGGCATCGCCTGCCCCATCTGCCCACGGCGTTTCTTTGCCTGTCGTACGTCGTGATCGCCCAAAGCGTGCTGGCGCCTTATCCACAGCTAGCCGCAACCCTGGTGCTGTTCATTGCCATCGTTTCGCCGCTGGGAAACGTCCCCTTGATGGCCCGCTTATATCGCCGCCGCTGGACACGCCTGGCGCCGGACGGCCTGATCAGCGAAAACGTGCGCGACACGCTGAATATGGTGGTGCCCGGGTTGCTGACGGCCGGTCTTGTGGTGCTGGTCCTGTCCGCCGCGCTGCGCATTCCGGGCGTGACGCAATTCAACATCCCGATGGACATGGCGTCACTGGACAGCCCCTTCATTACAGGCCCCTTGATCGCGGCGTTGAACTCAGTACTGTGGTTCTTCGGCATCCACGGCTTTCACGCGCTGGCGCCCATCATGAATGTGATGGATCAGGCCACCATGCTGAACGCGGCCAGCGCCAACGCCGGTTACGAAGGCATGTATGCGCTGAACAGCACTCTGCTGGGCGCCTTTGTGTTTATCGGAGGGTCTGGCGCAACCTTGTCGCTGGTTGCAGCTATTTTGCTGTTCTCGCGCAGCAACTCGTTGCGGGTGCTGGCGCTGGCCAGCCTGCCCGTGTCGTTATTGAACGTTAACGAAATCCTGCTGTTCGGCCTGCCTCTGATCCTGAACCCGCGGCTGCTGGCGCCCTTCGTGCTGGTGCCGGTCACCAACACCCTCATCGCATTGGGAACGGTGCAGCTGGGCTGGTTGACGCCCGCCACATTGACCCTGCCCTTGACGTCGCCCGTACTGTTCAACGCCTACGTTGGCGCGGGCGGCCACTGGAGCGGCGCCGCCTTGCAAGTGGCATTGCTGGCCCTGGGGGCCTGCATCTATGCGCCCTACGTCATTGCCCTGGAACGCCAGCGCACAGATAGCGCGACGGTCTACTTCAAATCGCTGGACACGACTTTCCCTAGGCTGCGAGAGGAATCGCTCTTGTACGCGAACGACCCCGTTGTCTCAACCTATACCAACCGCGCCCGCCGTCAGGCCGAAATTTCGCGCATCCGCACCATCAGCGAATACGACTTCTATCTGGAATTCCAACCGCAGATCTCGCTGCGCAGCGGCCTGTGTACTGGCTGCGAAGCGCTGCTGCGAGCCACAGGACCTGAAGGCACGCAGCAAGCGCCGCTGGAATTCCTGCGATGGCTGGCGCAGGCGGACCTGATGCGTGAAGTGGATCTATGGGTGGCCAGGCAGGCGGTGCTGCAATGTCAGCAATGGCACGCTCAGGGTTTCACCCTGCCGATGACGATCAACGTCACGGCAGGCACACTGACGTCCAGCGTTTATCTGGACAAGTTGATCAGAATACTGGCGCAGACTCACGGACAGGTCTCCGTGGAATTGACTGAAGATGCGCTGGTGGAAGATGCCCAAGCGCTGCACACGGCCTTTGGCCATCTGCACGACATAGGCGCGCGCATCTATATCGACGACTTCGGCACGGGCTATTCCGCCCTGAGCTACCTGCATCAATTTCAGATCGACGCGGTCAAGATCGACCGCAGCTTCGTCGTGGCGCAAAGCAGCGATCGGGGCGCCCTGGTGATGAGCGGGCTGCTGCGCTTTTGCGAAGCGCTCAACCTGCAGATCATTGTGGAAGGTGTAGAAACAGATCAGCAGTTAAGAGCGCTGACCTCTAGCGCCGAGATCATCGTGCAAGGCTGGTACTACAGCAAGGCGCTGACGGGCGAGCACATCATGGACTACACCCGCCAGCGGCAGCAGGCGTCTCCGATGGAGGCGCCCGCTTGA
- a CDS encoding RNA polymerase sigma factor → MSRSSTPRTGWLAYYDELVGVWSRRTGNRHDAEDAAHDAIECLLKADASVALKARGYLFQAAGHRLIDRWRRQDRAEHIPLEDLADADQLVLDDPEAPVRAARLADDLAKVLAELPPKCREAFVLNRIEGWTQAEIAEHMGLSKNMIERHVMRAIEFVRDRMREHNP, encoded by the coding sequence ATGTCCCGTTCCTCTACGCCTCGCACCGGCTGGCTCGCCTACTATGACGAGCTGGTGGGCGTATGGAGCCGGCGCACGGGCAATCGTCACGATGCCGAGGATGCTGCGCACGATGCCATCGAATGCCTGCTGAAGGCGGACGCTAGTGTCGCACTGAAGGCGCGCGGTTATTTGTTCCAGGCCGCCGGACACCGTCTGATTGATCGCTGGCGGCGGCAGGACCGGGCGGAACATATCCCGCTCGAAGACCTGGCTGATGCGGACCAGTTGGTTCTTGATGATCCCGAAGCGCCCGTGCGCGCGGCGCGATTGGCAGACGACCTGGCCAAAGTCCTGGCAGAATTACCGCCCAAATGCCGCGAGGCGTTCGTGCTGAACCGCATTGAAGGCTGGACGCAGGCCGAAATAGCGGAACATATGGGCTTGTCCAAGAATATGATTGAGCGCCACGTCATGCGCGCCATTGAATTTGTGCGCGACCGCATGCGTGAACACAATCCATGA